Proteins from a genomic interval of Pseudomonas versuta:
- the treS gene encoding maltose alpha-D-glucosyltransferase, with the protein MAKKPASASFIKDPLWYKDAVIYQVHIKSFFDSNNDGIGDFPGLISKLDYIAELGVNTLWLLPFYPSPRRDDGYDIADYRGVHPDYGTLADVKRFIAEAHKRGLRVITELVINHTSDQHPWFQKARRAKPGSKARDYYVWSDTDEKYDGTRIIFLDTETSNWTWDPVAGQYFWHRFYSHQPDLNFDNPQVMKEVLAVMRYWLDMGIDGLRLDAIPYLIERDGTNNENLPETHQILKQIRAEIDAHYPDRMLLAEANQWPEDTQQYFGDSDGINGDECHMAFHFPLMPRMYMALAQEDRFPITDILRQTPEIPANCQWAIFLRNHDELTLEMVTDKERDYLWNYYAADKRARINLGIRRRLAPLMERDRRRIELLNSLLLSMPGTPTLYYGDEIGMGDNIYLGDRDGVRTPMQWSIDRNGGFSRANPASLVLPPIMDPLYGYQSVNVEAQAGDPHSLLNWTRRLLAVRQQQKAFGRGSLKMLSPSNRRILAYIREYTDGDGRNETILCVANVSRSAQAAELELSEFAGRVPVEMLGGNAFPPIGQLDFMLTLAPYGFYWFLLASENQMPSWHAEPAQSLPELLTLVLKQRLEELLDAPARTTLENVILPAWLPKRRWFGQKDAPIEQISILHGTRFGDARDPMLLTEVQVTSGGEQHSYQVPLGVLGEDQAGSALAQQSVLSRLRRGPQVGFMTDAFGLEAFVRAVLAGMQNGQTISSSAGDISFTATPQLAALGLDEQSEVRYLTAEQSNSSVVIGGAMVLKLIRKISSGQHPELELGAYLTEAGFQHISPLLGAVVRHETGGEETLLMIAQGYLSNQGDAWTWTQNNLERAIRDEMADAMSEHEQHYNALGELADFAGLLGQRLGEMHVVLAQASNNPDFAPQTTSEADTRQWASHINGQLKHALTLLKQHLPALAEREQKQVKNLIAQHSAISAHVQQLAKKTLGGLKIRVHGDLHLGQVLVVKGDAYFIDFEGEPARSLSARRSKHSPYKDLSGVLRSFDYAAAMAVSNVQQSDHSDQAADARQRVVERYIQEARRALVDAYRLATASLEHNWKTATGEDAALALFSLEKAAYEVIYEAANRPAWLRVPLQGLSDLLTHLPSTAKPLPDGEK; encoded by the coding sequence ATGGCAAAGAAACCCGCTTCGGCCAGCTTTATCAAAGACCCGCTCTGGTACAAGGACGCGGTGATCTATCAAGTGCACATCAAATCGTTTTTCGACTCCAATAACGATGGAATCGGCGACTTTCCCGGCCTGATCAGCAAGCTGGATTACATCGCGGAGCTTGGGGTCAATACCCTGTGGCTATTGCCGTTTTATCCCTCGCCCCGTCGTGATGATGGCTATGACATCGCCGATTATCGTGGCGTGCATCCGGACTACGGCACCCTGGCCGACGTCAAACGGTTTATCGCCGAGGCCCACAAGCGCGGTCTGCGGGTCATCACTGAACTGGTGATCAACCACACTTCGGATCAACACCCGTGGTTCCAAAAGGCCCGCCGCGCCAAGCCCGGCTCCAAGGCGCGGGATTACTACGTGTGGTCGGATACCGATGAAAAGTATGACGGCACCCGGATCATTTTTCTCGACACCGAAACCTCGAACTGGACCTGGGACCCGGTCGCCGGGCAGTACTTCTGGCACCGCTTTTATTCCCACCAGCCGGACCTGAATTTCGATAACCCGCAGGTGATGAAAGAAGTGCTGGCCGTGATGCGCTACTGGCTGGACATGGGCATTGACGGCCTGCGCCTGGATGCCATCCCGTATTTGATCGAGCGCGACGGCACCAACAACGAGAACCTTCCCGAAACCCATCAGATCCTCAAGCAGATCCGCGCTGAAATCGATGCCCATTACCCCGACCGCATGCTGCTGGCAGAGGCCAATCAATGGCCGGAAGACACCCAGCAGTATTTTGGCGACAGTGATGGCATCAATGGCGACGAATGCCATATGGCCTTTCACTTTCCGCTGATGCCGCGCATGTACATGGCGCTGGCCCAGGAAGACCGCTTTCCGATCACCGACATTCTGCGCCAGACCCCGGAAATCCCGGCCAATTGCCAATGGGCGATTTTCCTGCGCAACCATGATGAGCTGACCCTGGAAATGGTCACTGACAAGGAGCGCGATTACCTGTGGAACTACTATGCCGCCGATAAGCGGGCGCGGATCAACCTGGGGATTCGTCGGCGCCTGGCGCCGTTGATGGAGCGTGACCGCCGGCGAATCGAGCTGCTCAACAGCCTGTTGCTGTCGATGCCCGGTACCCCGACCCTGTATTACGGCGATGAAATCGGCATGGGGGACAATATTTACCTCGGCGACCGGGACGGGGTGCGCACGCCGATGCAGTGGTCGATTGACCGTAATGGCGGGTTTTCGCGGGCCAACCCGGCGAGCCTGGTATTGCCGCCGATCATGGACCCGCTGTATGGCTATCAGTCGGTGAACGTTGAAGCGCAAGCCGGCGATCCGCACTCATTGCTCAATTGGACCCGGCGTCTGCTCGCGGTGCGTCAGCAGCAAAAAGCCTTTGGCCGCGGCAGCCTGAAAATGCTGTCGCCGAGCAATCGGCGGATTCTGGCGTACATCCGCGAATACACCGATGGCGACGGCAGGAATGAAACCATCCTGTGTGTGGCGAACGTGTCACGCAGTGCCCAGGCGGCAGAGCTGGAACTGTCGGAGTTTGCCGGGCGGGTACCGGTCGAGATGCTGGGCGGCAACGCCTTTCCGCCCATTGGCCAGCTGGATTTCATGCTGACCCTGGCGCCGTACGGTTTTTACTGGTTTTTGCTGGCCAGCGAGAATCAGATGCCGAGCTGGCACGCAGAACCGGCGCAAAGCCTGCCTGAACTGCTGACCCTGGTGCTCAAGCAACGCCTTGAAGAGTTACTCGATGCCCCGGCACGCACCACTCTGGAAAACGTGATCTTGCCCGCCTGGTTGCCCAAGCGGCGCTGGTTCGGGCAAAAGGATGCACCGATCGAGCAGATCAGCATCCTCCACGGCACGCGTTTCGGTGATGCCCGAGACCCCATGTTGCTGACCGAGGTGCAAGTCACCAGCGGTGGCGAACAGCACAGTTATCAAGTGCCCCTTGGGGTATTGGGCGAGGATCAGGCCGGCAGCGCACTGGCTCAGCAGTCGGTGCTGTCGCGACTGCGGCGTGGCCCTCAGGTCGGTTTCATGACCGATGCTTTCGGTCTTGAAGCCTTTGTGCGTGCCGTACTGGCGGGCATGCAAAACGGCCAGACAATCAGCAGCAGCGCGGGGGATATCAGCTTCACGGCGACCCCTCAGCTGGCGGCCCTGGGGCTGGACGAACAGAGTGAGGTGCGTTACCTCACGGCCGAGCAATCCAACAGCTCGGTGGTGATCGGCGGCGCCATGGTGCTCAAACTGATCCGCAAAATCAGCAGTGGTCAGCATCCGGAGCTGGAACTGGGCGCCTATCTGACCGAAGCCGGATTTCAGCATATTTCTCCGTTGCTCGGCGCGGTGGTGCGCCATGAAACCGGGGGTGAAGAGACCTTGCTGATGATTGCCCAGGGCTATCTGAGCAATCAGGGCGATGCCTGGACCTGGACCCAAAACAACCTGGAGCGGGCCATTCGTGACGAAATGGCCGACGCCATGTCCGAGCACGAACAGCATTACAACGCCCTGGGTGAGCTGGCAGATTTCGCCGGTCTGCTCGGCCAGCGTCTGGGCGAGATGCATGTGGTGCTGGCGCAAGCGAGCAACAACCCGGACTTTGCCCCTCAGACCACATCCGAGGCGGACACCCGGCAGTGGGCAAGTCATATCAATGGGCAACTCAAGCACGCCTTGACACTGCTCAAGCAGCATCTGCCGGCGCTTGCTGAGCGCGAACAGAAACAGGTCAAGAATCTGATCGCCCAACACAGTGCGATTAGCGCCCATGTGCAGCAACTGGCCAAAAAAACCCTGGGAGGATTGAAGATCAGGGTGCATGGTGACTTGCATCTGGGGCAGGTGCTGGTGGTCAAGGGCGATGCTTACTTCATCGACTTTGAAGGTGAGCCGGCGCGCTCGCTGTCAGCCCGGCGCAGCAAGCACAGCCCCTATAAAGACTTGAGCGGTGTGTTGCGCTCTTTCGATTACGCCGCGGCCATGGCGGTCAGCAACGTGCAACAGTCGGACCATTCGGATCAGGCCGCCGATGCCCGGCAACGGGTGGTTGAACGCTATATACAAGAGGCTCGCAGGGCGTTGGTCGATGCATATCGGCTGGCAACAGCTAGCCTTGAACATAACTGGAAAACGGCCACAGGCGAGGATGCTGCGCTGGCGTTGTTCAGTCTGGAAAAGGCGGCTTATGAAGTTATCTATGAAGCAGCAAATCGGCCTGCCTGGTTGCGTGTTCCCTTGCAGGGCTTAAGCGATTTGCTCACCCACTTGCCAAGCACGGCCAAGCCTTTACCGGATGGAGAGAAGTGA
- the glgB gene encoding 1,4-alpha-glucan branching protein GlgB gives MSSSKVPGPEKTALLPPREDIEALINARHRDPFAVLGPHPDGAGGQVIRAFLPGALSVKVVARDSDDVIGTLDSTEVPGLFAARFADACGYRLRINWAGGEQTSEDPYSFGPLLGEMDLYLFAEGNHRDLSSCFGAQLMSVDGVPGVRFAVWAPNARRVSVVGDFNVWDGRRHPMRLRHPSGVWELFIPRLEAGEAYKYEILGANGILPLKADPVALATQLPPDTASRVASPLQVEWQDSAWMQGRSEHHKPDAPLSIYELHAGSWQCEVDDAGEVARQYNWHELAVRLIPYVQQLGFTHIELMPIMEHPFGGSWGYQPLSQFAPSARYGSPDDFAAFVNACHVAGIGVILDWVPAHFPNDAHGLAQFDGTALYEYANPLEGYHQDWNTLIYNLGRTEVHGFMLASALHWLKHFHIDGLRVDAVASMLYRDYSRKAGEWVPNIHGGRENLEAIEFLRHLNDVVALEAPGALMIAEESTAWPGVSQSTGQGGLGFSYKWNMGWMHDSLHYIQQDPLYRAHHHNELSFGLVYAWSERFILPISHDEVVHGKHSLIDKMPGDRWQKFANLRAYLSFMWAHPGKKLLFMGCEFGQWREWNHDQQLDWYLLQYPEHQGVQKLVGDLNRLYREEPALHDQDDVAQGFQWLIGDDASNSVYAWLRWSKAGKPLLVVANFTPVPHPGYRIGVPFAGNWQEVLNSDAGTYAGSNYGNGGGVMTQDVPSHGQGVSVALNLPPLGVLFLQPT, from the coding sequence ATGAGTTCAAGCAAGGTTCCAGGCCCGGAGAAAACTGCTCTGTTGCCCCCGCGTGAAGATATCGAGGCGCTGATTAATGCCCGGCACCGGGACCCGTTTGCGGTGCTGGGCCCGCATCCGGATGGAGCAGGCGGGCAGGTGATACGGGCGTTTTTGCCCGGCGCCCTGAGCGTCAAGGTAGTGGCCCGCGACTCGGATGACGTCATCGGCACTCTGGACAGCACCGAAGTCCCGGGCCTGTTTGCGGCCCGTTTTGCCGATGCCTGCGGCTATCGGTTGCGCATCAACTGGGCCGGCGGCGAGCAGACCAGCGAAGATCCTTACAGTTTTGGTCCTTTGCTGGGGGAAATGGACCTGTATCTGTTTGCAGAGGGTAATCATCGCGACTTGAGCAGCTGTTTCGGTGCCCAGCTCATGAGCGTCGATGGCGTACCCGGCGTGCGTTTTGCGGTGTGGGCCCCCAATGCCCGGCGGGTTTCGGTGGTAGGAGATTTCAATGTCTGGGATGGCCGCAGGCACCCCATGCGTCTGCGCCATCCAAGCGGGGTCTGGGAGTTGTTTATCCCGCGTCTTGAGGCAGGTGAAGCCTACAAGTACGAAATACTCGGGGCCAATGGCATCTTGCCGCTCAAGGCCGATCCGGTGGCGCTGGCAACCCAGTTGCCGCCCGATACGGCTTCCAGAGTGGCCTCGCCGCTGCAGGTGGAGTGGCAGGACTCGGCCTGGATGCAGGGCCGCTCAGAACATCACAAGCCCGATGCGCCGTTGTCGATCTACGAATTGCATGCCGGTTCATGGCAGTGCGAAGTGGACGATGCAGGGGAGGTCGCTCGCCAGTACAACTGGCACGAACTGGCAGTACGCTTGATTCCTTACGTGCAGCAACTGGGTTTTACCCATATCGAACTGATGCCGATCATGGAGCACCCGTTTGGCGGCTCGTGGGGTTATCAACCGTTATCCCAGTTTGCGCCGAGCGCGCGCTACGGTTCGCCGGATGATTTCGCAGCCTTCGTCAATGCCTGCCATGTGGCCGGGATCGGGGTGATTCTGGACTGGGTGCCCGCGCATTTTCCGAACGATGCCCACGGCCTGGCGCAATTTGACGGCACGGCGCTGTATGAATATGCCAACCCGCTGGAAGGTTATCACCAGGACTGGAACACGCTGATTTACAACCTGGGCCGCACTGAAGTACACGGCTTCATGCTGGCCTCGGCGTTGCACTGGCTCAAGCATTTTCATATCGACGGCCTGCGGGTGGATGCGGTGGCCTCGATGTTGTACCGCGATTACTCGCGCAAAGCGGGCGAGTGGGTGCCCAACATTCATGGGGGCCGTGAAAACCTTGAAGCCATTGAGTTCTTGCGCCATCTCAATGATGTGGTGGCCCTGGAAGCTCCCGGCGCGCTGATGATTGCCGAAGAGTCAACGGCGTGGCCCGGTGTCAGCCAGAGTACCGGGCAGGGCGGTCTGGGGTTTTCCTACAAGTGGAACATGGGCTGGATGCATGATTCGTTGCATTACATCCAGCAAGACCCGTTGTACCGCGCCCATCATCACAACGAGTTGAGCTTTGGTCTGGTGTACGCCTGGAGCGAGCGTTTTATCTTGCCGATTTCCCACGATGAAGTGGTGCACGGCAAACATTCGCTGATCGACAAGATGCCGGGTGATCGCTGGCAAAAGTTCGCCAACCTGCGGGCCTATCTGAGTTTTATGTGGGCGCATCCGGGCAAGAAGTTGTTGTTCATGGGCTGTGAATTCGGGCAATGGCGTGAGTGGAATCACGATCAGCAACTGGACTGGTACCTGTTGCAATACCCGGAGCACCAGGGGGTACAGAAGCTGGTGGGCGATTTGAACCGCCTGTACCGCGAAGAACCGGCGCTGCATGATCAAGATGATGTGGCGCAAGGCTTTCAATGGTTGATCGGGGACGATGCGAGCAACAGTGTCTATGCCTGGTTGCGCTGGAGCAAGGCGGGTAAACCACTGTTGGTGGTAGCGAACTTTACCCCTGTGCCCCATCCCGGTTATCGCATCGGGGTGCCGTTTGCCGGCAACTGGCAAGAAGTACTCAACAGTGATGCCGGGACCTATGCGGGTTCCAACTATGGCAATGGTGGTGGGGTCATGACTCAGGATGTGCCAAGTCATGGCCAAGGGGTTTCGGTGGCGTTGAATCTGCCGCCGTTAGGGGTTTTGTTTTTGCAGCCGACGTAA